In one window of Candidatus Methylomirabilota bacterium DNA:
- a CDS encoding ABC transporter permease — translation MTSDRHPVLSSFVSTLPELMESGLRGPSLAPARAWRLRLAAVLGFLALWSLASGLVVLLQVFNPIFLPGPWVVVGAVLELAGKGHLWAHVAATLERVALGFGTGALLALGLGLAAGAIPWLRNVVEPIVELLRPIPPLAMLPLFIVWVGIGETSKVGFITYATFFPMFLTTVHAVRHIDPLLLRAAQSLGAGRRQLFVRVILPAALPDIMTGLRLGVALAFFVIVISEFIAAEHGLGFLINDGRNFFLVPQMLGAAILLGLLGYAASGMVRLLERHLLRWQHPR, via the coding sequence GTGACGAGTGACCGACACCCGGTGTTGAGCTCCTTCGTCAGCACCCTACCCGAGTTGATGGAGTCGGGGCTGCGCGGACCGTCGCTCGCCCCCGCCCGGGCGTGGCGCCTGCGGCTGGCGGCGGTGCTGGGCTTCCTCGCCCTGTGGAGCCTGGCCTCCGGTCTGGTCGTGCTCCTCCAGGTGTTCAATCCCATCTTCTTGCCCGGGCCCTGGGTGGTCGTCGGCGCCGTGCTGGAGCTCGCAGGCAAGGGACACCTGTGGGCGCACGTGGCGGCCACCCTCGAGCGTGTTGCCCTCGGCTTCGGTACCGGCGCGCTGCTCGCCCTCGGGCTAGGCCTGGCCGCCGGCGCCATCCCCTGGCTGCGCAATGTCGTCGAGCCCATCGTAGAGCTGCTCCGCCCGATCCCCCCGCTGGCCATGCTCCCGCTGTTCATCGTCTGGGTCGGCATCGGCGAAACCTCGAAGGTGGGCTTCATCACCTACGCGACGTTCTTTCCGATGTTCCTGACGACCGTGCACGCGGTGCGGCACATCGATCCGCTGCTGCTGCGCGCGGCCCAGAGTCTGGGGGCCGGCCGCCGGCAGCTCTTCGTGCGCGTGATCCTGCCGGCGGCCCTGCCCGACATCATGACCGGGCTGCGGCTGGGCGTGGCGCTGGCCTTCTTCGTCATCGTCATCTCCGAGTTCATCGCCGCCGAGCACGGGCTGGGATTCCTCATCAACGACGGGAGAAACTTCTTTCTCGTTCCCCAGATGTTGGGGGCGGCCATCCTCCTCGGCCTGCTCGGCTACGCCGCCAGCGGCATGGTGCGCCTCCTCGAGCGCCACCTCTTGCGCTGGCAGCACCCGCGGTGA